From the Mycoplasma putrefaciens KS1 genome, the window AAATATCATTAATAATTATATAAATATTTATAGTCTTTATCAATTCAGCAAACAGACAGCTATTCTGGTTTGTAAATTTATTAAAATAAAAATTTAGTTTGTATAACTAACCCTAATTTTATTGCTATTTTGCTAATTAATTTATCAGTGATCTTATCTAGATTATTATGGTTTTTTAAAGTTTAAGATAAATGTCATTTGCTAATTTTTAAACCTAGTGACTGTCAATTAATTTAGTTTGGTTTATTGATTTATTTATTAAAATTAAAAGCTAAATACTTATTTTCAAAACTAGAGGTTTTAAGATTTCTAAAACTAATTTTTAATAACTTTTTTAATTTTTGAATAAAAAAAGTAGCCATTGCTGGCTACATGATCTCAATCTCTCAAATGGTGGTTGTGGACGGAATTGAACCGCCGACACGCAGAGCTTCAGTCTGCTGCTCTACCAACTGAGCTACACAACCGTTGATGGCGACCCCAACGGGACTCGAACCCGTGATCTCCTCCGTGACAGGGAGGCGCGATAACCAACTTCGCTATGGGGCCATTGGTTGCGGGGGCAGGACTCGAACCTGCGACCTTCGGGTTATGAGCCCGACGAGCTGCCAACTGCTCTACCCCGCGACACTAATTTGTTTTCTATTAAATGGCGGAAGATGAGGGATTCGAACCCCCGCTCGGGTTTCCCCGACTCTCGGTTTTCAAGACCGATCCCTTCAGCCGGACTTGGGTAATCTTCCGTGTTACCATTTCTTAACATAATTGATGCTTTCAATTATGGTGGACCTTATTGGACTTGAACCAATGACCGTCCGGTTATGAGCCGGATGCTCTAACCAACTGAGCTAAAGGTCCATAATAATGATGGTAGCGGGGGAGAGATTTGAACTCTCGACCTCTCGGGTATGAACCGAACGCTCTAACCAACTGAGCTACCCCGCCAAATATGGTGGACCCTAACGGGATCGAACCGTCGACCCCCTGCGTGCAAGGCAGGTGCTCTCCCAGCTGAGCTAAGGGCCCATATCTAATGGTCGGGAAGACAGGATTTGAACCTGCGACCCTTCGGTCCCAAACCGAATGCTCTACCAAGCTGAGCCACTTCCCGAATAGTTGTTATTATTTTTTTAGGATAATAACAATTAGCTTTCTAAATGGTGCGCCCGGAGGGACTCGAACCCCCAACCTTTTGATCCGTAGTCAAGCGATCTATCCAATTGATCTACGGGCGCGTGTAAAGGCTCTTGCTATGTTATTATCTCACACTTTTAAGTGACTTTTTTATTATAGAATATTAATAAAAAATTTACAACATAAAACATTTAAAAAAATATTTTTTCAGCTTGATTTAATGCAGATTTTAAAGAGTTATTAGTAATAAAAAATCTCTCTTTTTATAATCATAAAAGAGAGATCAAGTTTTTTTCGTATTGGAGGCAACAGTCGGATTCGAACCGACGATCAGGGTGTTGCAGACCCATGCCTTAGCCACTTGGCTATGTTGCCAAACTTTGGTACATAATTTTTTGGTACATAATTTATTATAATGGATTTTTAAAATTTCTGCAAAATAAAAAACAAGCTTAACATAGATAGTTAAAGCTTGTTTTAAACTATTAGTTTTTCTATCTTTTCGATTTGTCAAACGGAATACCAACAGCGGCGGGAGCTCTTGAAGTTTTACTAAAAACAATCATAGCAACTATAGTTAAAATAAATGGTAAAGTGTTAAATAAAGTTGAAATATCTTGAATAGTTTTATTGGTTGAAATAGTTCCGATTTGTTGACCTAGTGCAAACAACCATGAAAATATAATTGTTCCAATGACAATAAACGGAATTTTTCATTGCCCAAAGATCATAATAGCGATTCCTAAAAATCCATAACCCAGCATATTTCCACTAAATAATCCACCACCACTTACAGTAGTAACAACAAAAACTCCTCCACCAATTCCTGCTAAAAATCCCGATAGAATTACTGCTATATAACGATATTTAGTTACACTAATTCCGGCTGCATCAATCGCATTTGGATTTTCTCCTACCATGGCATAGCGCATTCCTTGTTTTGTATATTTAAAGAATAACAATAATCCAATCGCAATCACAATAGCTAGAATAGTTCATATTGGTAACATACTAGCTACTTGTTGAGTTCTTCCTTCAACTACTTTAGTAATATTAATGACATTTATTGAAGTGTATCCACTAGCAATAACTTGTGATTGTTTTCCAAATCAGTTTGAAGTTGATAAAAAGATTCCAAGACCTAGAGTTAAGATATTAATTGCAGTTCCAGAAACAATTTGGTTTGCTTTTAAAGTGATTGATGGAAAAGCGTGTAGTAATGCAAAGATTGCGGTTATAATTCCACCTAATAAAACGACAAATATTTGTGTGTAATTTTTCTGATCACTTGTTTTTAAATAAGTTCCTAAAATTGAAACTACTAAAGCTCCAACAATCATCATACCTTCAACAGCAATATTTACTACTCCAGCTTTCTCTGACACTAATGATGAAAGAGAAGCAAATAGCAACACACCAATTAAAGCTAATCCTCAGGTTAAGATACTAGTGTTAAATAAAATCCCCATTATTACTTAACCTCCTTTAGCATTGTGTTTTCTAGTTTTAAAATATTTAAGTTAGTTTGTTGTTTTAATGATTTTTCTAAATTAAATAATTCTTCTAATTCAGATAGTGTTTTTCTTGGTGCCTGATCAACAGTTGTTTGGTACTGTTGTTTATTATCATCAAGAATTTGTTGGGCTTGCTTAATTCAATTCTGATAATGATTAATTAATTCTTGTTCTTCAAATCTAGTAATCACATAAATGTTTTGTTTTTCTAAAAAAGTAATTAATTTGAAAGCTTTTAAACTAATTTTTGTCTTTTGATTAATAAATTCTAGTGCATCATAATCTTTGATAATTTCAGCTCCAAATAACTCATTAATTTTTGTTTGAAGTTCTAAAGCTTTTTTCAAAGTTTTTTGATTATTTTTGATTGCTTGTTGATTAAAGTTTAAATCTAAATGATCATCTATCAAAGTTGACAATTCATTTAATAAAACTTTAGCTTTATCAACATCAGCTTGTGAACGCTTAATATCAATTTTTTCAAGACGTTGTTGTTTGTTTGCTAGTGCAGCTTTTTTAGCTTGTTCAAAACGGTATTGTTCTTTTTCAAGATCATCAAGATATTGGCTTAAAATCACTTGTAATTGAACTTGTTCATCTTTAACTCTGGTTTTTTGAGCTTGGTACTTAGCTTTTTGTTCTGAAATTTCTTGACTAGCTTGTTGTTTAGTTTTAGTAATTTCTTGTTTTAATTGACTAATTTGTTGGTTTGTTGATTGTTTAACTTCAGCTAGTTTTTTAGTTTTTTCTGAACTAGCTAAAGTTTTATCTAATTTTAGAATTTCTTTTTGTAGTTTGTATTCTGATTTAAGATTTTTAATTTGTTCTTCTAAAATTGCAATGGTCTTTAACTTATTAGCCTTAATTTCAATAACATTATCACGATAATCAAATTCATAAGAAATAATTCCAATTTGAGTATCTCTAAACATTTTAATTTCTTGAACTCTTAATTTATGAAATTTTTTATTTTCTTTCACGGCTGTTGAATATTCTTTTAAAACTTTATCTTTAGTTTGTTTAACTTTGTATTTATAATCTGTTAGTTCTAAATCATAATCACGAGATTGTTGAATAAATTTAGCATCAATTAAACTTAACTGTTCTTTTAACTTAATTTTTAGACCATTAACATTAAGTCTAGTTTTATCTTCATTAACAAAAGTTTTAATTTCATCAATTTTATTATCAATCATAATAATTGAATGGTTAAGTTCTTTTTTTAAGGCTAACTTAACATTTTTTCTTCCACTTCAGAATCAATGTGGTTTAGTTAGTTGTTTTTGAACTTGCTGATTGGTTAGATATTCTTGATAAGTTTGATTAACTTGATCTTTATATTGTTTTGTAAAGATTAAAAAGGTTTTTTGTAGTTTTAACTTAAACTGATGTCATTTTAATTTTCAAACAATTTCTTTGCTAACACCCGAAGTTAATAAGTTGAATCGGTTTTTTAATAACTCTCAAGGTTTAAACATAATAAAGATTGATGCAATTGCTGTGAAATAAATTAAAATTCCTGAAATCAATCCACTGATTTGAGTAGAGATATTGTATAGTGATGAAACAGGTCCACCACCAGTTTTAATTACTGCTCATAACCACCCAATTCCAATAATTCCTATTGGGTTATTAAATGCCACTAGTGAAACAGCAATTGCATCAAATCCCAAAGTAGGTAAACTGTTAGTAGCAAAAAAGTTGTTTGGACTAACTGTAAACATTGAAATAAATCCAGCAATTCCTGCCAGTGCTCCTGATAAAGTTAGTGAATTAATAATTTGAGCTTTGACATTAATTCCTACATACTTAGAAGCTGTTGGTGATGAACCTACTGCTTTTAGTTTGAATCCTAAAGTTGTTTTTGAAAATAAAATTCATACCACAACCACACAAACCAAAGCAATTAATAAAGGAATTACTACTGTATTAGATCCAATATTTAACTGTTCAGCTGGAATGTTTTTTGAAGTAAATGACAACCCACCTGCAAATTCTTTAAAATGACCAAAAAATCATTTAAAGATATAAAATACTGATCAGTTTAATAAGATAGTTGACACAACTTCGTGAATGTTAAATAATGCTTTTAATAATCCAGCAATAAAAGCTAGAAAAGCAGCAGATACTACACAAGCAAGAAACATCAACACAATCATTGAACCATCAACTGATGTCACTTGTTGATTTTCTTTGCCATAAAATAAAATGATTGTTGCAACACTTGTTGCAGTTAATATCTGTCCAGAAGCTCCAATGTTAAACACTCCTGATTTAAAAGCAATCGCCATTGATAGTCCTGCAACAATATAAACTGCCATTCAGTTTAAACTTATTTCATAAAAGTTTGAATCAAAATTAATTCCAAATAGCAATGCAAAATATTGGAAAGGATTAATATTTAAAAATGATAGAAAAATACCAGAAACAATAAATCCTGCAAGAATTGAAAATAAAGAACCTTTAATATATTTTCTTTTAGTTTTTGCGGCATCTGAACTAAATCAGTATTTTGCTTTTCTAGATAAGGTTCAACAGATTTTAGATTGCATTTCTTGTTATCTCCTTGCCAGTCTTAATTGCTTGTTCTTTTCTAATTTGTTCTAAAGTTTGACCAGTCATCAGCGCTCCAATTTCTTCTTTTTTAGCTCCTTTTCCAGGAAGTTGACCGATTAGTTTTCCATCATTAATAACAACTATTCGATCAGCAAGAGCCATAACTTCATTTAATTCATATGAAACTAATAAAATTGCTCTACCTTTTTCTTTTTCTTTTAAAATATGTGAATGAATATTTTCAATAGCTCCAACATCAAGTCCACGTGTAGGTTGAACAACAACTAATAAATCGTGTTCTTTTTTAATTTCACGCCCAACAACTGTTTTTTGTTGGTTACCTCCAGAAAGTCCTCTAGCGACCGCGGTTCCGTTTCTTGAACCACGAACATCAAATTCTTTAACAACAATTTGAGCATATCTTGAGACAGCTTTTTTATTAATAAATCCAAATTGTGAGAATGGTTTTTTATCAATTTCTTGGCTAACAATATTTTCTTCAACAGAAAAATCAAGCAGCATTCCATATTTATGTCTATCTTCAGGAATATGAGCCATTCCCATATCGTATCGTTTTTTAATACTACTATTAACAATGTTTAGTTTTTTATAGACAATCCCGCCTGAAACTGGTTTAACTAAACCTGTAATTGCTTCAACAAGTTCACGTTGACCATTTCCTTCAACTCCAGCAATTGCTACAATTTCACCGGGTCTTACTTTTACACTAAAAGTTTCTAGTCCATACACTTTAGGATTGGTATCTTTTTTAACTGTTAAGTTAATAACATCTAGCAGAGGTTCATCAGATAGTGGTTCAGTGTATCTATGTTTAACTTCAACAAGTTTTCTACCAACCATTGCTTCAGCAATTTCGTTTCCTGTAACTTTAGAAACATCTAAATCAATGATCTTTTTACCTAGTCTAATCACTGTAGCTACGTTAGCTACTTGTTTAATTTCATCCATTTTGTGTGAAATAAAAATAATAGTTTTTCCTGCTTTTTGAAGATTTTTCATCACTTTTAAAAGACCTTCAATTTGTTGTGGAGTTAGTACAGCAGTTGGTTCATCAAATACTAAAATATCGGCTTTACGATATAAAATTTTTAAAATTTCTACACGTTGTTGCATTCCAACTGAGATATTTTGAATTTTTGCATCTAAATCCACATGTAGATCATATTTATTCATAATCTCAATTAATTCAGCACGCATTTTTACTTTATTTAAAAATAGTCCAGCTTTAATTTCTTCAACACCTAAAATAATATTTTCTAAAACTGTATTTACTTCTACTAGTTTAAAGTGTTGATGTACCATTCCGATTCCTAATTTATTAGCTTTGATAGGATTTGTTATTTCTTCTTCTTTTCCATTAACTTTAATTGTTCCAGATGTAGGTTGATATAAACCAAATAAAATTGACATTAATGTAGATTTACCAGCACCATTTTCACCAACTAAGGCATGAATATCACCTTTTTTAACTTGAATTGTTACATCATCATTAGCAACAATCGCTCCGTTTAAAAATGTTTTAGTAATATTTTGCATCTCAATAGCATAATCAATTTGTTTTTCTTTTTCGTTCATAAGTTTATGCTTCCTTTTTTAAATTAGTTGGTGATGTTGATTTTTTTAACATATCTCAGTAATCCTTAATTCCTGCAATACCATCGTTTTCTAACTTTAAGTCTTTTCACTCACTACCATTCATAGTTTTTCCAATTAAATCCAATGCTTTATCTAGTGATGATTTTGATATATATTTTTTAAAGGTATCTCCAGAGTCTCTTAAAGCTTCTTTAAGTTTTTTCTCAATTTCCATAGCTTTTCCCTTTGAATAGTTCATAGATTCAACAGATAAGTTGGCAGCACTTGTTACAAGCCCATTAACTCTTTCAGGATTTCATTTTGTATCGGCTTTTCTTGATGAAGAAATTGATCAATCAGATTCTTCACCAACTAAAGTTTTTCCATCCTTAACATCATTACTTATAGCACCATTTTTGATCATTCTAGTGTATTCCTTACCATCAACAAAAGCTTTTTGTAGGGATCTTGCTCTATTTAAGGCATAAACTGAAGCTGAAACAATATTTTTCTTAGCACTTGTAATAAATCTAGTTTCATTACCTTTTTTTGATGCCCCGACACTAGTAACTTGATCTGTATCAACACCAATAACATAAGGTTTATATCCTGTAGCTTCTAAAACATCATTAATTTGCGGTCCAGCAACAGGGAAAATAATATCTGCTTGATTTGCAATTAGCCTGTCAACTACTCCTGATTTTGTTGCTCCACCAACATCAAACCCTTTTGAAAATCAAGCATTTTCATTAACATTATTTAATTTATCGGCAGTTGCTCTTATTCCTTCATTAGCAAAATAAACAGGTTGTAACTTATACTCAACTTCTTTTTCTTTATTGTCTTTTAATTTAATAGTTTGACCAGCAAATTTACTATTATATACATGCATTGCTGCAAGAAGTCCTCACATATAGTTATCAACAGCATTCTTATTAGTGATTCCACCAAACATACCTATTGATATATATTTGTTTCCGGCTTTTGCTCCTTGTAATGGCATAGATCCATCATTTTTCTTAGAAGCCTCCATTGCTTCTTGAGAAAACTCACCGCTATTCAAGCTAGTCATTTTTGGAAGATTTGCTCACATAATTGCATCTCAACCAGCATTAAATCCAGCTAATTCAGAATTAAATAATACTGAAATAATATTGTCTTTTTGAAATGCGGCATCTAATAAAACAACTGTTTTATTTCCTGATTTTTGCATTCTATCTGAAGCATAGTCAACAGCATTCAAATGACCAAATCCCGCTAGTAAAATCGCATCTGCTTTTTTATAAATTGCTGTGTTATATGAAGTTCTAAAAGCATCAATAGAATGATCTGGAGTTTCAACAAAATTATTACTATTTTTTTGAGCAAATTCTATATCTTGATCTTTAAATGAGTGACTGCCGGCATCTCATCTAGTTTTTCCACCAATTGAACTTGCATAATTAAATTTTCTAGCCTCCTTTTCATCTTTTATATCGAAATTACTATGAATTTGAGCACCGTATTTAATTACACCTTCTCAAGCACTTTCATTAAATGATTGATCTTTGATATTACCACCATCTGTAACAATAACAACTTTTTGGCCTAAAACACCTTCAGCAAAGGTTGGTACTTTGCATGAAATCAAAGTTGAAATTGACCCACTAGTTCCAACTATAGCTGTTAAAGTTGTTAAAAGTTTTTTCATTGCTAGATTTCCTTTCTCTTTCTAATATATTTATTTAAATAAATATAGTCCTAATTTTATTATAAGTTATTAAAGATGCTATTAATAGTTTTTCTTAGTTTAAGACAAGAGATAATTTCTAATTTTCTACAGATTAATTAAAGTTGTTATAAAAGTAAAAAAAAGCATCTTTAACAGATGCTTGTATTTTCAAAATGGTGCTGACTATAGGAGTCGAACCTACGACCTACTGATTACAAGTCAGTTGCTCTACCAACTGAGCTAAGTCAGCAAAATAAAAAATGGTGGAGTGTATAGGACTTGAACCTATGACCGCCTGCTTGTAAGGCAGGAGCTCTCCCAGCTGAGCTAACACTCCAAAATATGGTAGCCTGTACGGGGTTCGAACCCGTGTGTCCACGGATGAAAACCGTGTGTGTTAACCGCTTCACCAACAGGCCAGATAATGGCGGCTTTTACAGGACTTGAACCTGTGACAAACCGGTTAACAGCCGGTTGCTCTACCAACTGAGCTAAAAAGCCAAAATCTTTAAATAATTGTTTGGTCACTAGTTAATTTTATCTAAGACAATAAAGATAATATCACCACGTATTTTAAGTTTCAAGTATTTTTGAAGTTTTTTTCAAAAAATATAAGCTCAAAAAATCTAAATAAAAACTAAATAAAAAAGCAATTAAAAATTGCTTAATTAAAAATTTTTAGATCAAAAAAGTTGCGATTATCTTTCATCTTTTAATTGATGATTTAGTTTTATTTGTTCATAAAGTTCTTTAAATTCTTCATCTTTTGCAAAAACTAAATCTAATCTTTCTTGACTAATTTCATTTTTTTGAACTAGTTCATAGATCTTTTGAACTTGCTTTAATTTTTCAATTATCCTAGCTCTATTAATTTGTTCTTGTTGTTTTTGAGCTTGTTTTTGTCTTTCTAACTCTTGTCTTTGTCTTTCAAGTTCTTGTCTTTGATATGCTAGTTTTTGTTCTTCATAGTCTTGATCTTGATTGTCATCATCATAATCTGGGTCTTCATAATCTTGATCATCTGGTTCTACTTGATTGATAGTTAAATTAGAGTCTGGGATTTTTTTAACAAACAACAGATAAATTCCACCAACCATACATGCAACTGAACTAATAGCAACAATTGATAGAACCACTTTTAAAACAGTTGATCGAAAATAAATACTAATTACTGATAATGTTAAAGCTAAAGCAGAAAATAAGAAAATATAACTTCCTAAAATTAATAAACTAACTCCTGCTGCGGTGTTTAGTTTAATTGAACTTGAAACAAGACGTTCAGCTCCTACAACTAAACCAACGATTCCAAAAATAAACATAAATCAAGCCAACAACATTCCAACACCGGCTGAAATTTGAATAATTAAATTACTTGTTTTAAAAGTTTTATTATATTCATATGCCTGTTTAGCGTCAAAGAGATAGATAATTTTTTGTCAGTATCTTTGTAAATTTTTTTTCATTTTTAGCTACTTCCTTTTTCGCGGTCGTAATATAGCTTAAGTGTATTTTCTAATAATGTAACTACAGTCATAGGACCAACTCCTCCCGGAACTGGTGTGATATAACTTGCTAAGTGTTGAACATTTTCAAAATCAACATCACCAACTAATTTATTAGTAACTAAATCTCTTGTAATACCAACGTCAACAACAACAGCACCTTTTTTAATCATCTCTTTAGTAATGATAAATTGCTTACCTGTTGCTGAGATAACAATATCTGAGATTTTAGTATATTTACTAATATCAGTAGTATTTTTATTGCACATGCTTACAGTTGCACCCATATTTGACAACATAATTGCTAATGGTTTTCCGACAATATTTGAAGTACCTACAACTGTAATATCTTTATGTTCAACTTTAATATTATATGCTTTTAACAAATTTATGACACCTAATGGAGTGCAAGGAAAAGTACTTTGATAATTCTGAAACATTTTACCTTGATTAATGTAATGAAAACCATCAACATCTTTTTCAACAGAAATTGCTTGTAGATATGATTCTTCATCAAACTGACTTGGTAAAGGTAATTGTAATAAAATTGCATCAACACTATTATCATTATTTAATCGGTCAATAACTTGAAATAATTCTTGTTTAGAAACCTTTTGATCAAATTTTAAAACTTCTGATTCAATTCCAACTAAATTAGCTGCTCTGGTTTTATGTGCAACATAAACTTTACTTGCTTGATCATCACCAACTAATAACACTACTAGTTTAGGAATTCTTTTATTTTGTGATCTTAATTGCTCAACTGCTTGTTTTAAGATTTGCTTTTTTTGATCTGCAATTTTTTTTCCATCTAAAATGATCATAATTACTCTATCCTATAGTTACATCTTCATCTAAGAATTTTAAAGCTTCTTCTCTAGCTGGTTTAATAAAAATTAACAAGGTATTAGAAACACCTAATTGTCCAATAAACATAATTAAAACTAATAATATTTTAGTAGTAGCTTTTAGTTTATACATATCATCATAACCTAAAGGGCTTAACCCAACCGTTCCAAATGCACTAGTTA encodes:
- a CDS encoding ABC transporter permease, with product MGILFNTSILTWGLALIGVLLFASLSSLVSEKAGVVNIAVEGMMIVGALVVSILGTYLKTSDQKNYTQIFVVLLGGIITAIFALLHAFPSITLKANQIVSGTAINILTLGLGIFLSTSNWFGKQSQVIASGYTSINVINITKVVEGRTQQVASMLPIWTILAIVIAIGLLLFFKYTKQGMRYAMVGENPNAIDAAGISVTKYRYIAVILSGFLAGIGGGVFVVTTVSGGGLFSGNMLGYGFLGIAIMIFGQWKIPFIVIGTIIFSWLFALGQQIGTISTNKTIQDISTLFNTLPFILTIVAMIVFSKTSRAPAAVGIPFDKSKR
- a CDS encoding ABC transporter permease, with the protein product MQSKICWTLSRKAKYWFSSDAAKTKRKYIKGSLFSILAGFIVSGIFLSFLNINPFQYFALLFGINFDSNFYEISLNWMAVYIVAGLSMAIAFKSGVFNIGASGQILTATSVATIILFYGKENQQVTSVDGSMIVLMFLACVVSAAFLAFIAGLLKALFNIHEVVSTILLNWSVFYIFKWFFGHFKEFAGGLSFTSKNIPAEQLNIGSNTVVIPLLIALVCVVVVWILFSKTTLGFKLKAVGSSPTASKYVGINVKAQIINSLTLSGALAGIAGFISMFTVSPNNFFATNSLPTLGFDAIAVSLVAFNNPIGIIGIGWLWAVIKTGGGPVSSLYNISTQISGLISGILIYFTAIASIFIMFKPWELLKNRFNLLTSGVSKEIVWKLKWHQFKLKLQKTFLIFTKQYKDQVNQTYQEYLTNQQVQKQLTKPHWFWSGRKNVKLALKKELNHSIIMIDNKIDEIKTFVNEDKTRLNVNGLKIKLKEQLSLIDAKFIQQSRDYDLELTDYKYKVKQTKDKVLKEYSTAVKENKKFHKLRVQEIKMFRDTQIGIISYEFDYRDNVIEIKANKLKTIAILEEQIKNLKSEYKLQKEILKLDKTLASSEKTKKLAEVKQSTNQQISQLKQEITKTKQQASQEISEQKAKYQAQKTRVKDEQVQLQVILSQYLDDLEKEQYRFEQAKKAALANKQQRLEKIDIKRSQADVDKAKVLLNELSTLIDDHLDLNFNQQAIKNNQKTLKKALELQTKINELFGAEIIKDYDALEFINQKTKISLKAFKLITFLEKQNIYVITRFEEQELINHYQNWIKQAQQILDDNKQQYQTTVDQAPRKTLSELEELFNLEKSLKQQTNLNILKLENTMLKEVK
- a CDS encoding ABC transporter ATP-binding protein, translated to MNEKEKQIDYAIEMQNITKTFLNGAIVANDDVTIQVKKGDIHALVGENGAGKSTLMSILFGLYQPTSGTIKVNGKEEEITNPIKANKLGIGMVHQHFKLVEVNTVLENIILGVEEIKAGLFLNKVKMRAELIEIMNKYDLHVDLDAKIQNISVGMQQRVEILKILYRKADILVFDEPTAVLTPQQIEGLLKVMKNLQKAGKTIIFISHKMDEIKQVANVATVIRLGKKIIDLDVSKVTGNEIAEAMVGRKLVEVKHRYTEPLSDEPLLDVINLTVKKDTNPKVYGLETFSVKVRPGEIVAIAGVEGNGQRELVEAITGLVKPVSGGIVYKKLNIVNSSIKKRYDMGMAHIPEDRHKYGMLLDFSVEENIVSQEIDKKPFSQFGFINKKAVSRYAQIVVKEFDVRGSRNGTAVARGLSGGNQQKTVVGREIKKEHDLLVVVQPTRGLDVGAIENIHSHILKEKEKGRAILLVSYELNEVMALADRIVVINDGKLIGQLPGKGAKKEEIGALMTGQTLEQIRKEQAIKTGKEITRNAI
- a CDS encoding BMP family ABC transporter substrate-binding protein; this translates as MKKLLTTLTAIVGTSGSISTLISCKVPTFAEGVLGQKVVIVTDGGNIKDQSFNESAWEGVIKYGAQIHSNFDIKDEKEARKFNYASSIGGKTRWDAGSHSFKDQDIEFAQKNSNNFVETPDHSIDAFRTSYNTAIYKKADAILLAGFGHLNAVDYASDRMQKSGNKTVVLLDAAFQKDNIISVLFNSELAGFNAGWDAIMWANLPKMTSLNSGEFSQEAMEASKKNDGSMPLQGAKAGNKYISIGMFGGITNKNAVDNYMWGLLAAMHVYNSKFAGQTIKLKDNKEKEVEYKLQPVYFANEGIRATADKLNNVNENAWFSKGFDVGGATKSGVVDRLIANQADIIFPVAGPQINDVLEATGYKPYVIGVDTDQVTSVGASKKGNETRFITSAKKNIVSASVYALNRARSLQKAFVDGKEYTRMIKNGAISNDVKDGKTLVGEESDWSISSSRKADTKWNPERVNGLVTSAANLSVESMNYSKGKAMEIEKKLKEALRDSGDTFKKYISKSSLDKALDLIGKTMNGSEWKDLKLENDGIAGIKDYWDMLKKSTSPTNLKKEA
- a CDS encoding bifunctional 5,10-methylenetetrahydrofolate dehydrogenase/5,10-methenyltetrahydrofolate cyclohydrolase, whose product is MIILDGKKIADQKKQILKQAVEQLRSQNKRIPKLVVLLVGDDQASKVYVAHKTRAANLVGIESEVLKFDQKVSKQELFQVIDRLNNDNSVDAILLQLPLPSQFDEESYLQAISVEKDVDGFHYINQGKMFQNYQSTFPCTPLGVINLLKAYNIKVEHKDITVVGTSNIVGKPLAIMLSNMGATVSMCNKNTTDISKYTKISDIVISATGKQFIITKEMIKKGAVVVDVGITRDLVTNKLVGDVDFENVQHLASYITPVPGGVGPMTVVTLLENTLKLYYDREKGSS